From a region of the Alnus glutinosa chromosome 1, dhAlnGlut1.1, whole genome shotgun sequence genome:
- the LOC133874078 gene encoding 1-aminocyclopropane-1-carboxylate oxidase homolog 1-like, with protein sequence MVVTGRDDVPATLKPDYDRASELKAFDDTKLGVKGLVDAGVTEIPRIFYNTPDDFDNVSASGDTQFSIPVIDLQGIEKDVIKRKKIVESIRDASETWGFFQLVNHGIPVSVLEEMKEGVRRFHEQDTQVKKELYSRDRKRPWVYNSNFDLYSAPVTNWRDTFYCLMAPNPPKVEDLPAACGDIMEQYSKQVMKLGILVFGLLSEALGLNPNHLIDIDCTEGLSLACHYYPACPQPELTMGTSKHADGPFLTILLQDHIGGLQVLHQDKWVDNPPVPGALVVNIGDLLQLITNDRFKSVEHRVLANRAGPRVSVVSFFSTGSWPTSKLYGPIKELLSEDNPPKYRETTVSDYAKYFWEKGLDGTSLLPHFRL encoded by the exons atggTCGTTACCGGCAGAGATGATGTTCCGGCGACGCTCAAGCCAGACTATGATAGAGCAAGTGAGTTGAAGGCTTTTGATGACACAAAGCTCGGCGTTAAAGGACTAGTGGATGCAGGGGTTACTGAGATCCCTCGTATATTCTATAATACACCGGATGACTTTGACAACGTCTCTGCTTCTGGTGACACCCAGTTTAGTATTCCTGTCATAGATCTCCAAGGCATCGAGAAAGATGTAATAAAACGCAAGAAAATTGTTGAAAGCATTCGTGATGCATCGGAGACGTGGGGTTTCTTTCAGCTGGTCAATCATGGGATCCCTGTGAGTGTTTTGGAGGAGATGAAGGAAGGCGTGCGTAGGTTTCATGAGCAAGATACTCAAGTGAAGAAAGAGTTGTATTCGCGTGACCGCAAGAGACCGTGGGTGTATAACAGCAACTTTGATCTGTATAGCGCTCCGGTGACTAATTGGAGGGATACATTTTATTGTCTAATGGCACCTAATCCCCCAAAGGTAGAAGACTTGCCAGCTGCATGCGG AGATATAATGGAGCAGTACTCAAAGCAAGTGATGAAGTTGGGGATTTTAGTGTTCGGGTTATTATCAGAGGCTCTTGGGCTGAACCCAAACCACCTCATTGACATTGATTGCACTGAGGGTCTGTCGCTTGCGTGCCATTACTATCCCGCTTGCCCACAGCCAGAGTTAACAATGGGCACAAGCAAGCATGCGGACGGTCCCTTCCTCACTATTCTTCTACAAGACCATATTGGTGGCCTCCAAGTCCTTCATCAGGACAAGTGGGTCGACAACCCTCCGGTGCCAGGGGCTCTAGTGGTTAACATTGGAGATCTTCTACAG CTTATAACAAACGATAGGTTTAAAAGCGTTGAACACAGAGTATTGGCAAACCGGGCCGGGCCCAGAGTATCTGTGGTGAGCTTCTTTTCCACGGGTTCTTGGCCAACCTCAAAACTTTACGGACCCATCAAGGAGTTATTATCAGAAGATAATCCTCCGAAGTATAGGGAAACCACAGTGAGCGACTATGCCAAGTACTTCTGGGAAAAAGGCCTTGATGGGACTTCTCTGCTGCCGCATTTCAGGCTCTAA